In a genomic window of Deltaproteobacteria bacterium:
- the mpl gene encoding UDP-N-acetylmuramate:L-alanyl-gamma-D-glutamyl-meso-diaminopimelate ligase, which yields MKDLTLSPQSHVHLIAIAGVGMAALAAMLKEHGYRVTGSDQNVYPPMSDFLAQAGIMVMQGYRAENLVPAPDLVIVGNAVSRTNPEAAALLASAIPYISFPQALGQFFLEGKRSLVVAGTHGKTTSTAMLAWVLEKAGRNPGLFVGGLARNFGRGYRLGAGEYFAIEGDEYDTAFFDKGPKFLHYRPQAVVLNAVEFDHADIYRDLDHVKSAFRRLFDITPSGAPILVCGDFPAAIEVARESGKEFSTFGFTPEADWQVCNANDDGQRFAFSVVHQEKKLGHFSTPLMGRMNVRNALGVTALCSSLGLTAAEIAPGLATFLGVERRQELVGEARGVTIIDDFAHHPTAVTVTLEAARLRYPGRRLWAVFEPRSNTCRRRIFQRPLTTALALADRVVIGPVFTKPQDPLAAEDLFSPAELTADLQALGKDAHAGQGTEEICDFLAERCQSGDVVLIMSNGAFGGLPRKLLTALQS from the coding sequence ATGAAAGATCTCACCTTATCGCCTCAGTCGCATGTCCATTTGATTGCTATTGCCGGGGTTGGCATGGCGGCGCTCGCGGCGATGCTGAAAGAACACGGGTACCGAGTCACTGGTTCGGACCAAAATGTCTACCCGCCAATGAGCGATTTCTTGGCGCAGGCCGGCATTATGGTGATGCAAGGCTATCGGGCGGAGAACCTTGTTCCTGCACCGGATCTGGTCATTGTCGGTAATGCGGTGTCGCGCACGAATCCCGAGGCTGCTGCCTTGCTGGCAAGCGCTATTCCTTATATTTCGTTTCCCCAGGCGCTGGGGCAGTTTTTTCTGGAGGGGAAACGGTCCCTCGTCGTTGCTGGCACCCACGGCAAGACCACTTCGACCGCGATGCTGGCTTGGGTGCTCGAAAAGGCCGGACGCAACCCAGGACTTTTTGTCGGCGGCCTCGCCAGGAATTTCGGACGCGGCTATCGACTCGGTGCTGGGGAATACTTCGCCATCGAAGGAGACGAGTACGATACTGCCTTTTTCGATAAAGGACCGAAGTTCTTACACTATCGCCCGCAAGCCGTGGTGTTGAACGCGGTGGAATTCGACCATGCCGATATTTACCGCGACCTGGACCACGTCAAGAGCGCGTTTCGTCGCCTGTTCGACATCACGCCCTCTGGTGCGCCGATTCTGGTGTGCGGAGATTTTCCCGCCGCAATCGAGGTCGCACGCGAGTCCGGGAAGGAGTTCTCTACATTTGGCTTTACTCCCGAGGCCGACTGGCAAGTATGCAATGCCAACGACGACGGGCAACGGTTCGCTTTCTCGGTGGTCCATCAAGAGAAGAAACTCGGCCATTTCTCTACGCCGCTCATGGGACGCATGAACGTGCGCAACGCTTTGGGGGTGACGGCCTTGTGCTCTAGCCTCGGTCTGACGGCGGCGGAGATCGCCCCGGGATTAGCGACGTTCCTGGGAGTAGAGCGGCGCCAGGAATTGGTCGGCGAAGCGCGCGGGGTCACGATTATCGACGATTTTGCGCATCATCCGACGGCAGTGACGGTGACTCTCGAAGCGGCGCGACTGCGCTATCCGGGACGGCGATTATGGGCGGTGTTCGAGCCCCGCTCCAACACCTGTCGGCGGCGTATCTTTCAACGACCGCTGACGACGGCGTTGGCGTTGGCGGATCGCGTGGTGATCGGCCCGGTGTTCACTAAGCCGCAAGATCCATTGGCCGCCGAAGATCTCTTCTCCCCCGCCGAACTCACTGCCGATTTGCAGGCGCTCGGCAAGGACGCACACGCGGGGCAAGGCACGGAGGAAATTTGCGACTTTCTCGCCGAGCGCTGTCAAAGTGGAGACGTGGTGCTGATCATGTCGAACGGGGCATTTGGCGGACTGCCACGGAAACTGCTGACGGCGTTACAGTCCTAG
- a CDS encoding DUF4926 domain-containing protein has product MDFTLYTEVILMRDAPEEGVQAGDVGVVVERHEVAGLDTGYSVEFFDMLGNTVAVVTVPGSALRTPTRADRPAARSESATA; this is encoded by the coding sequence ATGGATTTCACTTTATACACAGAAGTCATCCTTATGCGAGACGCGCCAGAGGAAGGGGTACAAGCGGGAGATGTCGGAGTCGTAGTGGAGCGCCATGAGGTTGCAGGACTTGATACCGGGTATAGCGTGGAGTTTTTCGACATGCTGGGCAATACGGTTGCCGTCGTTACGGTTCCTGGCAGTGCGCTACGAACGCCCACTCGCGCGGATAGACCAGCAGCCCGTTCCGAATCGGCCACAGCGTAA
- a CDS encoding AAA family ATPase, which yields MGATPVLSAESRVLSPPQPPAPSTQLPSSYTPAHLAERIRATTVTDGERKIITALFADLKGSTALIEGLDPEEARAIIDPALQLMMDAVHQYEGYVAQALGDGIFALFGAPIAHEDHPQRAVYAALRMQDAMHHYTDTLRVKGYAPLLMRVGLNTGEVVVRSIQKDALHADYVPVGHSTNIAARMEQLATPGAIVVSEYTHKLTDGYFAFKDLGPTQIKGVEAPLNIYEVLGAGPLRTRLQVSARRGLTRFVGRQSEMEQLQQALEHARAGHGQIVGTMGEPGLGKSRLFHEFKLLSLGGCLVLEAYSVSHGKATAYLPVIELLKSYFDIQAQDDERKRREKVTGKVLNLDRSLEDTLPYLFALLGIEEQPSPLAQMDPQIRRRRTFEALKKLFLRESLNQPLILIFEDLHWIDGETQGFLDVLSESLASAKLLLLTNYRPEYRHEWGQKTYYTQLRLAPFGREEAEEFLDELLDGGSSPQPSPQRGEGESPRPSGERDRERGTDNNLHALKQLILAKTQGTPFFMEEIVQELKEQGVLRHEASVGWVVTYPTATLQLPPTVQGILAARIDRLAPDEKALLQQLAVIGRQFPLSLIRQVIAQPEAEIYRLLASLQHKEFLYEQPAIPEVEYIFKHALTQDVAYGTVLQEQKKLLHEHTAQAIEQLSQDKLEEHYAELAHHYQRSGKTEKAMEYLHLAGQQAAQRSANAEAVHHLTAALHLLESLPDTPERTQQELRLQITLGAPLQATRGFSSPEVEAVYTRAWELCQQVGETHQFFPVLFGLRSFHHVRGEFLAARELGEQLLDLAQREQDPVLLTVAYWAVGSILYHLGGFGVAHAYLEQSLTLYHAQRHHFLEVFHGGLEPGVFSLSYTAFVLWHLGYPDQALQKSKAACTLAQELSHPYSLVAAEVFAATCHQLRRERDLTQEWAEAAITRAREHGFPVWLGQGSIQQGWARSEQGQGEEGLSQIRQSLAFRQAVRAGVHQSYYLALLAEAYGKAGQAEDGLRTVAEALWLVEKNDERFYEAELYRIKGEILLALEGSRLQAEGLREKTEEAEACFLKAIDIAQKQQAKSLELRATMSLARLWQSQGKHAEARQILADIYGWFTEGFDTKDLQEAKALIEELSHSTSESG from the coding sequence ATGGGCGCTACGCCAGTCCTGAGTGCTGAGTCCCGAGTCCTGAGTCCTCCTCAACCCCCAGCCCCTAGCACCCAACTCCCAAGCAGCTACACGCCTGCCCACCTCGCCGAACGCATCCGTGCCACCACCGTGACCGACGGGGAGCGCAAGATCATCACCGCTCTGTTTGCCGATCTCAAAGGCTCAACAGCGTTGATCGAAGGACTGGACCCGGAAGAGGCGCGGGCGATTATCGATCCCGCGCTGCAACTGATGATGGACGCGGTGCATCAGTATGAGGGCTATGTCGCCCAGGCGCTGGGCGACGGCATCTTTGCCTTGTTCGGTGCACCTATCGCCCATGAGGATCATCCCCAGCGGGCCGTGTACGCCGCCCTGCGCATGCAAGACGCCATGCACCACTATACCGACACCTTGCGGGTCAAAGGCTACGCACCGTTGCTGATGCGGGTGGGACTGAACACCGGGGAAGTGGTAGTACGGTCGATCCAGAAAGATGCCTTGCATGCCGACTACGTGCCGGTGGGTCACTCGACCAACATCGCGGCGCGGATGGAGCAGTTGGCCACTCCTGGCGCCATCGTCGTGTCGGAGTACACCCATAAACTGACCGACGGCTACTTTGCCTTCAAGGACTTGGGACCCACGCAGATCAAGGGGGTAGAAGCGCCGCTGAACATCTATGAAGTGCTCGGTGCCGGACCGCTCCGCACGCGGCTGCAAGTCTCGGCGCGGCGGGGACTCACCCGCTTTGTCGGGCGGCAGAGCGAGATGGAGCAGCTTCAACAGGCGCTAGAACATGCCAGAGCCGGACACGGGCAGATTGTCGGGACGATGGGCGAGCCAGGGTTAGGGAAGTCGCGGCTGTTCCATGAGTTCAAGCTGCTCTCGTTGGGTGGCTGTCTGGTGTTGGAAGCCTATTCGGTCTCGCATGGCAAGGCGACAGCGTACTTGCCGGTGATCGAGTTGCTCAAGAGCTACTTCGACATCCAAGCCCAAGACGACGAGCGCAAGCGACGGGAGAAAGTCACGGGCAAAGTCCTCAACTTAGACCGTAGCCTGGAAGACACGTTGCCGTATCTGTTCGCGTTACTGGGCATTGAAGAGCAGCCGTCGCCCTTGGCGCAGATGGACCCGCAGATCCGAAGACGGCGGACATTCGAGGCGCTCAAGAAACTCTTCCTCAGGGAGAGTCTCAACCAACCGCTGATTCTGATCTTTGAAGACCTGCACTGGATCGACGGGGAGACGCAGGGATTCCTCGACGTACTGAGTGAAAGTCTAGCCAGCGCCAAGCTGCTACTCCTCACCAACTACCGGCCCGAGTATCGCCACGAGTGGGGGCAGAAGACCTATTACACACAGCTGCGATTAGCGCCGTTTGGGAGAGAAGAGGCCGAGGAGTTTCTCGACGAGTTGTTGGACGGTGGCTCCTCACCCCAGCCCTCTCCTCAGAGAGGAGAGGGAGAGTCCCCTCGCCCCAGCGGGGAGAGGGACAGGGAGAGGGGGACAGATAACAATCTCCACGCCCTCAAACAGCTCATCCTCGCCAAGACCCAAGGCACGCCGTTCTTCATGGAAGAGATTGTCCAAGAGCTCAAGGAACAAGGCGTGCTGAGGCACGAGGCGTCTGTCGGGTGGGTCGTGACTTACCCGACAGCAACATTACAGCTCCCCCCCACCGTGCAAGGCATTCTCGCCGCTCGCATCGACCGGCTCGCGCCAGACGAAAAAGCCCTTTTACAACAACTGGCGGTGATTGGCCGCCAATTCCCGTTGAGTCTGATCCGTCAGGTCATCGCGCAACCGGAAGCCGAGATCTATCGCTTACTCGCCTCCCTCCAACACAAAGAATTTCTCTACGAACAACCGGCCATTCCCGAAGTCGAATACATCTTCAAGCATGCGCTGACGCAGGACGTGGCCTACGGCACAGTGTTGCAAGAGCAGAAGAAGCTGCTGCACGAACACACGGCCCAGGCGATCGAGCAGCTCTCTCAAGACAAGCTAGAGGAACACTACGCCGAGTTAGCGCATCACTATCAGCGCAGTGGCAAGACGGAGAAAGCCATGGAGTATCTGCATCTGGCGGGGCAACAAGCGGCCCAACGGTCGGCTAACGCGGAAGCGGTCCACCACCTGACGGCCGCTTTACATTTGCTTGAGAGTCTGCCGGACACGCCTGAGCGCACCCAGCAAGAACTCAGGCTGCAGATCACTTTGGGCGCGCCGTTACAGGCCACTAGAGGGTTTTCTTCACCAGAAGTGGAGGCTGTTTACACCCGAGCTTGGGAGCTGTGCCAACAGGTCGGGGAGACCCATCAGTTTTTCCCGGTTCTTTTTGGGTTACGGTCGTTTCATCATGTGCGAGGCGAGTTTCTCGCAGCGCGTGAGTTGGGGGAGCAACTCCTGGACTTGGCCCAGCGGGAGCAAGATCCGGTATTACTCACAGTGGCATACTGGGCAGTGGGAAGCATCCTGTACCATCTTGGTGGGTTCGGCGTTGCCCACGCATACCTGGAGCAGAGCCTAACGCTGTATCACGCTCAGCGCCACCACTTCCTCGAGGTCTTTCACGGTGGGCTAGAGCCGGGGGTCTTTAGTCTCTCCTATACAGCCTTCGTCCTGTGGCATCTGGGATATCCGGACCAGGCGCTCCAGAAAAGTAAGGCAGCGTGTACCCTGGCCCAAGAACTGTCTCATCCATACAGCTTGGTCGCCGCTGAGGTTTTTGCTGCCACATGCCACCAGCTCCGTCGGGAAAGAGATCTGACCCAAGAGTGGGCAGAGGCAGCAATCACCCGCGCGCGCGAGCACGGATTTCCAGTGTGGTTAGGGCAAGGGAGCATTCAACAGGGATGGGCGCGGTCCGAGCAAGGACAGGGTGAAGAGGGGCTGAGCCAGATCCGCCAAAGCCTAGCTTTCCGCCAAGCCGTAAGGGCAGGAGTACATCAATCCTATTATCTTGCCCTGCTGGCCGAGGCGTATGGGAAAGCGGGGCAGGCCGAGGACGGGCTGAGGACCGTGGCCGAGGCGCTGTGGCTGGTGGAAAAGAATGACGAGCGCTTCTACGAGGCCGAGTTGTATCGGATTAAGGGGGAGATCCTGCTGGCGCTGGAAGGCTCTAGGCTTCAGGCTGAAGGCTTAAGGGAAAAGACAGAAGAAGCCGAGGCATGTTTTCTGAAAGCGATCGACATCGCCCAAAAGCAGCAGGCGAAATCGCTCGAACTCCGCGCGACGATGAGCCTCGCTCGCCTGTGGCAGAGTCAAGGCAAGCACGCCGAAGCTCGACAGATACTGGCCGACATCTACGGCTGGTTTACCGAAGGGTTTGACACCAAGGATTTGCAAGAGGCCAAGGCGTTAATTGAAGAATTGAGCCATTCAACCAGCGAGTCGGGATAG
- a CDS encoding VOC family protein gives MIRPKKVGHVVLKARDIEQSEKFYTEVLGFDVVVRLKHPRGVFFTLGEQHHDLAVLEVPPGADDPKMDQVGLHHFALQVEDFAALKECYRTLKSHGIPIVRAVDHGITKSIYFCDPAGNRLELYCDVGEDGIARLRQQTEQSIMDFPPLNLEA, from the coding sequence ATGATTCGTCCCAAAAAAGTTGGTCATGTTGTTTTGAAAGCGCGTGATATCGAACAGTCCGAGAAGTTTTACACCGAAGTGCTCGGCTTCGACGTGGTGGTGCGCCTCAAACATCCTCGGGGAGTATTTTTTACCTTGGGTGAGCAACACCACGATCTTGCCGTGCTAGAAGTGCCGCCGGGGGCTGACGACCCCAAGATGGACCAAGTCGGGTTGCACCATTTTGCGCTGCAAGTCGAGGATTTCGCGGCGCTGAAAGAGTGTTACCGAACCCTGAAGAGCCATGGCATTCCCATTGTCCGCGCCGTGGACCACGGCATTACCAAGAGCATCTACTTTTGCGATCCCGCAGGGAACCGGCTCGAACTCTATTGCGATGTTGGCGAAGATGGCATTGCCCGGCTCCGCCAGCAAACCGAACAGTCCATCATGGATTTCCCGCCGCTGAATCTCGAAGCGTAA
- a CDS encoding 4Fe-4S dicluster domain-containing protein: protein MQEVWQKELVTGQQWFAHGDEIPNVATKLFALQNLCTDCKVCEVACSLIHSPDGELNPAWSRLKIEHLPQVGTRISKDGFGFDVAICHHCANPPPCAQVCPTDAFYYDPKTLAAIIDQSKCIQCMECVPACPFDTVFVAPSGELLKCDLCGGDPVCVKACSTRPEKLNAGKQYPRFPVLFYETKGAYGAILRRPPEDRKEVGLGDAMLAGKVSTAA, encoded by the coding sequence ATGCAAGAGGTATGGCAGAAAGAACTCGTCACCGGGCAGCAGTGGTTCGCGCACGGAGACGAGATTCCGAACGTGGCCACCAAGCTCTTCGCATTGCAGAACCTCTGTACGGACTGCAAGGTGTGCGAAGTCGCCTGCTCACTCATCCATTCCCCCGATGGTGAATTGAACCCCGCTTGGTCGCGGCTGAAAATCGAGCATCTTCCGCAAGTCGGGACCCGCATCAGCAAGGACGGTTTTGGCTTCGATGTGGCGATTTGTCATCACTGCGCCAACCCCCCGCCGTGCGCGCAGGTCTGTCCGACCGATGCATTCTACTATGACCCGAAGACCTTGGCGGCGATCATCGACCAGAGCAAATGCATCCAGTGCATGGAATGCGTGCCCGCGTGTCCGTTCGATACCGTCTTTGTCGCGCCCAGCGGTGAGCTGTTGAAGTGCGACCTGTGCGGCGGCGACCCGGTGTGCGTGAAGGCCTGCTCCACCCGTCCGGAAAAGCTCAACGCCGGGAAACAATATCCGCGCTTTCCAGTCTTGTTCTATGAAACCAAGGGGGCGTATGGTGCCATTCTGCGTCGTCCGCCCGAAGATAGAAAAGAAGTCGGTCTTGGAGATGCGATGTTGGCGGGCAAGGTGAGTACCGCTGCCTAA
- a CDS encoding rhodanese-like domain-containing protein: MPPKTLTPQEVQELFKTDPTAVYVDVRTVAEFAAGHPRGKIVNVPILFRHPTTNENYPNTSFLEVVRSLYASDAPLIVGCEKGQRAQQAAEQLQHAGYSNINIMPDGYAGWRAQQLPTTTDNRDGISYVSLLMPVKRKGKKKSAAHA, encoded by the coding sequence ATGCCCCCCAAAACTCTCACCCCCCAAGAAGTCCAAGAGCTGTTCAAAACCGACCCCACTGCCGTCTATGTCGATGTGCGCACGGTGGCGGAGTTTGCCGCCGGTCATCCGCGCGGGAAGATCGTCAACGTCCCCATTCTCTTTCGTCATCCGACCACCAACGAGAATTATCCCAACACCAGTTTTTTGGAGGTCGTCCGATCATTGTATGCGAGCGACGCCCCGCTGATCGTCGGTTGCGAAAAAGGCCAGCGCGCGCAACAAGCAGCCGAGCAGCTTCAACATGCAGGCTATAGCAATATCAACATTATGCCCGACGGCTATGCCGGTTGGCGCGCGCAGCAGCTCCCGACTACGACGGATAACCGCGATGGCATCAGTTACGTCTCGCTGCTCATGCCGGTCAAACGAAAAGGAAAGAAGAAGTCAGCAGCGCATGCCTGA
- a CDS encoding VOC family protein: protein MERRTNKEFELRGVNHLALVCKDMARTVDFYSKTLGMPLTKTIELPNSMGQHFFFDIGNKDSLAFFWFPDAPDAAPGIASPKNNVGQGSLATAHGSMNHVAFDVSAEKLSEYRDRLRAKGVEVTEVIHHDDTPRQVSPTVNDSTFVSSIYFFDPDGILLEFAGWTREFGEGDVRHQAATAEDKERYLATSAAVGR, encoded by the coding sequence ATGGAACGGAGAACAAACAAAGAATTCGAGCTGCGAGGCGTGAATCATCTGGCGCTGGTGTGCAAAGACATGGCGCGCACGGTGGATTTCTACTCCAAGACCCTAGGCATGCCGCTCACGAAGACGATCGAGCTGCCTAACAGCATGGGGCAGCATTTCTTCTTCGATATAGGGAATAAAGATTCCTTGGCGTTTTTCTGGTTTCCCGATGCTCCTGACGCCGCGCCGGGGATCGCTTCGCCCAAGAACAATGTCGGGCAAGGGTCTCTCGCTACCGCACATGGTTCGATGAATCATGTCGCGTTCGATGTTTCGGCGGAGAAGCTTTCCGAATACCGAGATCGGTTGCGCGCCAAGGGCGTCGAGGTGACGGAAGTGATTCACCACGATGACACTCCCAGGCAAGTCAGCCCGACCGTGAACGACAGCACGTTCGTCAGCTCCATCTATTTCTTCGATCCGGATGGCATTCTTCTCGAATTTGCCGGCTGGACCCGTGAATTCGGGGAAGGGGACGTGCGGCATCAAGCGGCGACTGCCGAGGATAAAGAGCGGTATTTAGCGACGTCGGCAGCGGTCGGGCGCTAA
- a CDS encoding LLM class flavin-dependent oxidoreductase has translation MKIGYFTERPYRWVPEDEVFKNHAFFAVSNKFFDREKAADDYNYYLDEACYAEELGFDVVALNEHHGNPFCMGGVMNVEASILARLTKKVKIVLIGNPLPVLKHPLRMAEELAEIDLISRGRLVTGWVRGAGSEQFFNNANPAYNREYFNEAHDFIIKAWTKPGPWRYEGKHFHYRHVNPWALPYQKPHPPIWIPGVLSPETVKWCAEHRYPYIGLGTALGPSCDLWDLYADEAAKQGYQAGPENFGYLIPTFVAETEEKAQELGKGFVYGGGQNAFSRPEFTLPPGYNSKGAVRMLARQPGGSWLGVSPDKLRQAQAEEEDEVIDYDEVRRKLASSFQKAQRNYQVICGTPKSVLPKIKMLLQVLRPGIFIFFNVQGTVSNQDRMTSMRLLAEEVSPAVREYAKDLDLPDPYEKEPGIVKAYAGAHRLPVVDRTPINSLNLSF, from the coding sequence ATGAAAATCGGTTATTTCACCGAGCGCCCGTATCGTTGGGTGCCGGAAGATGAAGTGTTCAAGAACCACGCCTTTTTCGCGGTCTCGAACAAGTTTTTCGATCGCGAGAAGGCGGCCGACGACTATAACTATTACCTCGACGAAGCGTGTTATGCCGAGGAGCTAGGATTTGACGTTGTGGCGCTCAACGAACATCACGGCAACCCGTTCTGCATGGGCGGAGTGATGAACGTCGAGGCGTCGATCCTCGCCCGTCTCACCAAGAAGGTCAAAATCGTTCTCATCGGCAATCCCTTGCCGGTGTTGAAACACCCGCTGCGCATGGCCGAAGAGTTGGCGGAGATCGACTTAATTTCACGGGGACGGCTAGTCACCGGTTGGGTGCGCGGTGCCGGCAGCGAACAGTTCTTCAATAATGCCAACCCGGCCTATAATCGCGAGTATTTCAACGAAGCGCACGACTTCATTATCAAAGCCTGGACGAAGCCGGGGCCGTGGCGCTACGAAGGCAAACATTTTCACTATCGCCATGTGAACCCGTGGGCGCTGCCGTATCAGAAGCCTCATCCTCCCATTTGGATTCCCGGCGTCTTGAGCCCGGAAACCGTGAAATGGTGCGCCGAGCATCGCTACCCCTACATCGGCCTTGGCACGGCGCTCGGCCCGTCTTGCGACCTGTGGGACCTCTACGCCGATGAAGCCGCCAAGCAGGGATATCAAGCCGGGCCGGAGAACTTCGGGTATCTGATTCCGACCTTTGTGGCGGAAACCGAAGAGAAGGCTCAAGAGCTAGGCAAAGGCTTTGTCTACGGCGGTGGACAGAATGCTTTCTCCCGCCCCGAGTTCACGTTGCCCCCGGGCTATAACTCTAAAGGTGCCGTGAGGATGCTGGCGCGTCAGCCCGGCGGCAGTTGGCTCGGCGTGAGTCCGGATAAACTGCGCCAGGCGCAGGCGGAGGAAGAAGACGAGGTCATCGATTACGACGAAGTGCGCCGCAAACTCGCCAGCAGTTTCCAGAAGGCACAGCGGAACTATCAGGTGATCTGCGGCACGCCGAAGAGTGTGTTGCCGAAGATCAAAATGCTTCTGCAGGTGCTCCGTCCGGGGATCTTCATCTTCTTTAATGTTCAGGGCACGGTGAGCAACCAGGACCGTATGACGAGCATGCGGCTCCTGGCGGAAGAGGTGAGTCCGGCGGTGCGTGAGTATGCCAAGGACCTGGACCTGCCCGATCCCTACGAGAAAGAACCAGGGATCGTGAAAGCCTACGCCGGAGCCCACCGGCTGCCAGTGGTAGATCGCACCCCGATCAATTCTTTGAATCTGTCTTTCTAG
- a CDS encoding alpha/beta fold hydrolase has protein sequence MANWTETTANIAGTTLTIVRGGSGKPLLMLHDELGFPGWVKWNDELAKDHELIIPLQPGYGKTPRADWIRSYRDLGGFYAIMLREMNLDPIDVVAFSAGGYAAAEMAASDPKIFRHLALVAPMGLKPTEGEILDIFPLTIRTCLRRTVADPATPEFGTIYGGEMTPDQFEAFEDARAEAARLGWEPYMHNPSLGYLLAGVKNLPTLLVWGDKDAVVPKGCIDAYKKAIPSAKTAVIANVGHRPEIENSAEFLRAMKEFLAS, from the coding sequence TTGGCAAATTGGACCGAGACGACGGCCAATATCGCCGGGACAACTCTGACGATTGTGAGAGGCGGCTCAGGCAAACCCTTACTGATGCTCCATGATGAACTTGGCTTCCCGGGCTGGGTGAAGTGGAACGACGAACTGGCAAAAGACCATGAGCTGATCATTCCTTTACAGCCTGGGTACGGCAAAACCCCGCGTGCGGACTGGATCAGGAGCTATCGTGATCTTGGTGGCTTTTACGCTATTATGCTGCGCGAAATGAATCTCGACCCGATCGACGTGGTGGCCTTTTCTGCCGGTGGCTACGCGGCGGCGGAAATGGCGGCATCCGATCCAAAAATCTTTCGGCACCTGGCGCTGGTGGCACCGATGGGATTGAAACCGACGGAAGGGGAAATTCTGGATATCTTCCCGCTCACGATTCGCACGTGTCTGCGCAGAACGGTGGCGGACCCGGCGACGCCCGAATTTGGCACCATCTACGGCGGGGAAATGACGCCCGACCAGTTCGAGGCGTTCGAGGATGCACGCGCGGAAGCGGCACGGCTGGGTTGGGAACCGTACATGCATAACCCAAGCCTCGGCTACCTCTTAGCTGGGGTGAAAAATCTTCCGACCTTGCTGGTCTGGGGTGACAAGGACGCCGTAGTGCCGAAAGGGTGCATCGACGCCTATAAGAAAGCCATTCCCAGTGCGAAGACGGCGGTGATCGCCAACGTTGGGCACCGTCCGGAGATCGAGAATTCCGCCGAGTTCCTCCGAGCCATGAAGGAATTTCTGGCGTCGTAA
- a CDS encoding glycosyltransferase family 2 protein: MNDPFFTTFKDVADDSQQPYDVAVIMPTIVRPTIEKALHSIFAQDFSGRIQVLIGIDQPLGNLSMIQDACRARTANCAVSVFFPGYSTSVRHGGLHPDRAGGVLRCVLTYLANSRFVAYLDDDNWWAPEHLRHLLKAVEGKQWAYALRWFVHPVSRRPICIDAWESLGPNRGFFVTRFGGWVDPNCLMYDKLACEPVTRWWTIPLPGDAKAMSSDRHVFHWLKNTYSYGETGTASVFYQLDPQDGMHPQRLQWMGAAYDRAG, from the coding sequence ATGAACGATCCATTCTTTACGACCTTCAAGGACGTGGCGGACGATAGTCAACAGCCCTACGATGTCGCCGTCATTATGCCGACCATCGTGAGGCCAACCATCGAAAAAGCTCTGCACTCAATCTTTGCGCAAGACTTTTCTGGCCGCATTCAGGTGCTCATCGGGATCGATCAGCCGTTGGGAAATCTGTCGATGATTCAGGATGCTTGTCGTGCGCGTACTGCCAACTGTGCCGTGAGTGTGTTCTTTCCCGGCTATTCCACCTCGGTGCGTCATGGCGGGCTCCATCCCGACCGAGCTGGAGGGGTCCTGCGCTGCGTGCTGACGTATCTGGCGAACAGTCGCTTCGTCGCTTATCTGGACGACGATAATTGGTGGGCACCCGAGCATCTGCGCCATCTGCTGAAAGCGGTCGAAGGCAAGCAGTGGGCCTATGCGCTGCGCTGGTTCGTGCACCCGGTCTCGCGGCGACCGATCTGTATTGACGCTTGGGAATCTTTGGGACCGAATCGTGGCTTCTTTGTGACCCGATTCGGAGGCTGGGTCGATCCGAATTGCTTGATGTACGATAAACTTGCGTGCGAGCCGGTGACTCGGTGGTGGACGATCCCGCTGCCGGGCGACGCCAAAGCCATGTCGTCGGATCGGCATGTGTTTCATTGGCTCAAGAACACTTACTCCTATGGAGAGACCGGAACCGCTTCGGTCTTTTATCAGCTCGATCCTCAAGATGGCATGCATCCTCAACGTTTGCAGTGGATGGGCGCGGCCTACGACCGGGCAGGGTAA